One part of the Candidatus Zixiibacteriota bacterium genome encodes these proteins:
- a CDS encoding zf-HC2 domain-containing protein: MPLFHYKCQLIKRLLSDRTDDPLRPKIENKVQKHLEICEDCRKEADFYVELSNVSPKLGNFQPPNYLWERISLAVDEHPWEEGDNSHPIFQFSFLHSYKNSIPLAGVVATVLLVIILTLMPDLSTDMGGNNNQVQAGEINPEVAYVSLFMMSQGDKYPPEVQDYFISQLNGLNEKIAIIKTAMERHPHNQEIKLRLAEVYKQKISIYKRLEIPSRYQLMGNLSPKRIIN, translated from the coding sequence ATGCCACTTTTTCATTATAAATGCCAACTCATAAAAAGGCTCCTTTCGGACAGGACCGATGATCCCTTACGTCCGAAGATCGAAAACAAGGTGCAAAAACACCTGGAAATCTGCGAAGATTGCAGGAAAGAAGCCGATTTTTACGTCGAATTATCTAACGTTTCCCCAAAATTGGGGAATTTTCAACCACCCAATTATTTATGGGAAAGGATTTCCCTGGCGGTTGATGAACATCCCTGGGAAGAAGGCGATAATTCCCATCCGATTTTTCAATTTTCCTTTTTACATTCGTATAAAAATTCCATACCTTTAGCGGGTGTTGTAGCGACCGTATTATTGGTAATAATATTAACCTTGATGCCGGATTTATCGACCGATATGGGCGGCAATAACAATCAGGTTCAGGCGGGTGAAATAAATCCTGAGGTAGCGTACGTTTCATTGTTTATGATGAGCCAGGGCGATAAATATCCGCCGGAAGTGCAGGATTATTTCATTAGTCAATTAAACGGGCTTAATGAAAAAATTGCGATCATCAAAACCGCCATGGAGCGTCATCCGCATAATCAGGAAATCAAACTTCGACTGGCTGAGGTTTATAAACAGAAAATAAGTATTTATAAACGCCTTGAAATACCGTCGCGCTACCAGCTTATGGGTAATCTTAGCCCGAAACGTATAATAAATTAA
- a CDS encoding RNA polymerase sigma factor, translating to MKNSTVSAGLVIQEAQIPNTYAEDYRIAQDIAAGNRELFRDIYDRNVSVLYNLARRLTKTAAEAEDIVQDTFVRAYQKINLFAGRSTLSSWLYRICVNVGLEYLRKKKGTFEDLNDVNCGVVEPDQKKMILRQKLDKAIKHLPHGCRMVFVLHDIEGFNHREIAERLNLAEGTSKSQLSKARAMLRKILVG from the coding sequence ATGAAAAACTCTACGGTTAGTGCCGGATTGGTTATTCAGGAAGCTCAAATACCAAATACTTATGCTGAAGATTACCGAATTGCCCAGGATATCGCGGCCGGAAACAGAGAATTATTCAGAGATATTTATGACCGCAACGTTTCCGTTCTTTATAATTTGGCCAGACGATTGACTAAAACCGCGGCGGAGGCTGAAGATATCGTCCAGGATACATTTGTCCGAGCTTACCAGAAAATCAATCTTTTTGCCGGACGATCTACCCTGTCAAGCTGGCTATACCGGATATGCGTTAATGTCGGACTTGAATATCTTAGAAAGAAGAAAGGCACATTTGAGGATTTAAATGACGTAAACTGCGGTGTCGTTGAGCCGGATCAAAAGAAAATGATTCTGCGGCAAAAGTTGGATAAAGCAATCAAGCACCTCCCTCACGGCTGTCGCATGGTTTTCGTTTTGCATGATATTGAAGGCTTCAATCATCGAGAAATCGCCGAAAGATTGAATTTGGCCGAAGGCACCTCAAAATCTCAACTTTCCAAAGCCCGAGCCATGCTGAGGAAAATTCTGGTCGGTTAG
- a CDS encoding T9SS type A sorting domain-containing protein — translation MKNNFSYLLVIFISIATFALVTAGETATIENAQQFRNHQHKTFLKNELLGKIETPQIFTEGKSVSSLALNFDDLLVSETSGPANFAQENADLAALSGGRIAAAWEDNRSGPVSIYLQIFDANGNPIGSNELLVFGNGYDITDPHICPDADGNFYVIWREDANGFLQAARFDSTGAIITDLFFVSDTLFVSYAGEFDAACLLDGKLVVVWENYSIGNDIAYRIFNTSGVPTTSVMLANSDGPFNQHWSPAVARGENNNFAITWEDYRGDKADIYFRRFDPLGNPYAAEYELSDADARDSARFLPSIIFNASNGYVVAWVDLRDGRNIYGQTLSSTGTIQGTNVLISDETSSASNWEIDLSTGSSNSILAAWTVYAQRNTIILQRFSASLEKNGTNIEVSDATEKLRFSPAVAGGETGNAVIVWTDLSSSSIDIFADVINSSDLSLGSDFVVNDDSTGAPSIEPAVADFGSYEWEIVFTDLRRDAGDIMLQRAYVGGSLNGVNRRINSDTTGGYQSQPAIASDNDKLCISWTDVRSNGINGQNIVCCFVRPHYNLTDEIVVNDDNIGSASHFGSDCAINLLGITLITWTDTRMGNNKVFGQLFGSDFSPLGANFLIGPDNPAKIGELSKIAVDENGNFIVVYLNRLFSGGPAIELKKVTTAGVVWDLFTFQSDQNGYQIDEFDLVINDAGDIIVVWHGYSFSGTELFLTVFDNIGNVTTATFPIIDDPAAMPGQASTSIDSDGYLFITWLDSRTGSKSPFKQIFESGLTPLQGNVPVSATEAPFMQNPVAANNRGRGVAIWADARENGMNIYAAQDLYAPTSAENDVIIPTEYSLAQNHPNPFNPFTTIDFSLPQAGDVKLEIFNLLGQRVRLLSDSHFPAGTHKIIWDGLTDAGRQSASGIYLYRLTSEEFQQTRKMMLLK, via the coding sequence ATGAAAAATAATTTTTCTTACCTGTTAGTAATTTTTATCTCAATCGCGACTTTTGCCCTCGTTACCGCGGGGGAAACGGCAACGATTGAAAACGCTCAACAATTCAGAAATCATCAGCATAAAACATTTTTGAAGAATGAATTACTCGGAAAGATTGAGACGCCACAAATCTTTACCGAAGGCAAAAGTGTTTCGTCTCTGGCTCTTAATTTTGATGATTTGTTGGTTTCGGAAACCTCCGGCCCGGCAAATTTTGCGCAGGAAAACGCCGATTTAGCGGCCCTGTCAGGTGGTCGTATAGCCGCGGCTTGGGAAGATAATCGTTCCGGTCCCGTTTCAATTTATCTCCAGATATTTGATGCCAACGGTAATCCAATTGGAAGTAATGAACTGTTAGTTTTCGGAAACGGTTATGATATTACTGATCCACATATCTGTCCTGACGCGGATGGGAATTTTTATGTCATTTGGAGGGAAGACGCAAATGGTTTTCTTCAGGCGGCCCGTTTTGATTCAACCGGCGCCATAATAACTGACTTGTTTTTTGTATCGGATACCCTGTTTGTCAGTTACGCCGGGGAATTTGACGCAGCCTGCCTCTTGGACGGTAAATTAGTTGTGGTCTGGGAAAATTATTCGATTGGCAATGATATTGCCTATAGGATTTTTAATACCAGCGGTGTCCCAACAACTTCGGTCATGTTGGCCAACAGCGATGGACCTTTTAATCAGCACTGGTCGCCTGCCGTTGCCAGGGGTGAAAATAACAATTTCGCGATTACCTGGGAAGATTACCGGGGAGATAAAGCCGATATTTATTTTCGTCGGTTCGACCCTCTGGGTAATCCTTATGCCGCTGAATATGAACTGTCCGATGCCGACGCAAGGGATTCAGCGCGATTTCTGCCTTCCATAATTTTTAATGCTTCCAACGGATATGTTGTCGCGTGGGTTGATCTGCGCGACGGACGGAATATTTACGGTCAGACGCTTTCCTCGACCGGAACAATACAGGGCACGAATGTACTAATCAGCGATGAAACATCATCGGCTTCCAACTGGGAAATAGATTTATCAACCGGATCTTCCAATTCAATCCTGGCGGCCTGGACCGTTTATGCTCAGCGAAATACAATTATTCTGCAGCGTTTCTCGGCAAGCCTGGAGAAAAACGGAACCAATATTGAAGTCTCGGATGCCACCGAAAAGCTTCGCTTTTCTCCGGCCGTCGCCGGCGGTGAGACGGGCAATGCGGTTATCGTCTGGACTGATTTAAGCTCAAGCAGCATAGATATATTTGCCGATGTAATAAACTCTTCGGATTTAAGCCTGGGATCGGATTTTGTCGTTAATGATGATAGTACCGGCGCTCCCTCCATTGAACCGGCTGTGGCCGACTTTGGATCGTATGAGTGGGAAATTGTTTTTACCGATTTGCGCCGTGATGCCGGTGATATTATGTTACAACGGGCATATGTCGGTGGTTCATTAAACGGCGTTAATCGCAGGATTAATTCCGACACGACCGGAGGGTATCAATCACAACCGGCCATCGCTTCCGATAATGACAAACTTTGTATAAGCTGGACGGATGTCCGCAGTAATGGCATTAACGGCCAAAATATCGTATGCTGTTTCGTGCGCCCCCATTATAATTTGACCGATGAAATTGTCGTCAATGATGACAACATCGGTTCAGCGTCTCATTTTGGTTCCGATTGCGCCATTAATCTGCTGGGAATTACTCTGATAACATGGACCGACACCCGGATGGGCAATAATAAAGTCTTTGGCCAGTTATTTGGGTCGGATTTTTCACCCCTCGGCGCAAATTTCCTGATCGGTCCCGATAATCCCGCTAAAATTGGCGAGCTTTCCAAAATTGCCGTTGATGAAAACGGAAACTTCATTGTCGTTTATTTGAATCGTTTATTCAGCGGCGGTCCTGCCATTGAGCTTAAAAAAGTTACCACCGCGGGCGTTGTATGGGATTTGTTTACGTTCCAGTCAGATCAAAACGGATATCAGATCGATGAATTTGATTTAGTAATAAATGATGCCGGTGATATTATTGTAGTATGGCATGGTTACAGTTTTTCGGGCACAGAATTGTTTTTGACGGTGTTCGATAACATCGGAAATGTAACAACCGCTACGTTTCCGATAATAGACGATCCGGCGGCTATGCCCGGACAGGCTTCAACGTCGATTGATTCAGATGGATACCTGTTTATTACCTGGCTGGATAGTCGCACCGGTTCGAAATCTCCTTTTAAGCAGATTTTTGAATCAGGCTTGACGCCTTTGCAGGGTAACGTCCCGGTTTCGGCAACCGAAGCGCCATTCATGCAGAATCCGGTTGCCGCTAACAATCGAGGACGAGGCGTAGCCATCTGGGCCGATGCCCGTGAAAACGGTATGAATATTTATGCCGCCCAGGATTTGTACGCTCCAACTTCAGCCGAAAACGACGTTATCATTCCGACTGAATATAGTCTGGCACAAAATCACCCCAATCCTTTCAATCCTTTTACGACTATTGATTTTTCACTGCCCCAGGCGGGAGATGTCAAACTTGAAATATTCAATCTTCTCGGTCAGCGGGTTCGCCTACTGAGCGACTCGCATTTTCCGGCCGGAACGCATAAGATAATCTGGGATGGTTTAACCGACGCAGGTCGGCAATCGGCCTCGGGAATTTATCTCTATCGTCTTACAAGCGAAGAATTTCAGCAAACCCGAAAGATGATGCTCCTGAAATAG
- a CDS encoding M23 family metallopeptidase: MRIFVHIIFVVCLIISMPLSSMALDWPIKDANMKHQIGNSHGEFQFYGGQPYFHPGIDILAPAGTPVYAVESGYVKAVLTTSADLHWRVVIGDNKGADECDGWLYAHLDESSITVEEGQWIEAGTMIGRLVKWPVAGFHHLHFAKVRHSGKVWDSNWKFIGNPLDELDPLDDKIAPVFENAIGNRLLAFSVNESEYYFNEGEALSGDVDIIARVYDYINDENWKVAPYQIEYMIAGKATIKWTNAVNFTGNIDFDKNVEVIYKRDQLCSTRGNYDYRQFFHVITNTDGDDKIEKSDAGFSWETGKFPDGQYTIYIRAADKAGNATVASMDVTVANSFARDDKSMLKGADKDNLVSSDEINAGPETTDSGNSGI; the protein is encoded by the coding sequence ATGCGTATTTTTGTACACATAATTTTCGTCGTCTGCCTGATCATTTCCATGCCTCTCAGTTCAATGGCTCTGGACTGGCCGATCAAGGACGCCAACATGAAGCATCAAATCGGAAACTCGCACGGTGAGTTTCAGTTTTACGGTGGGCAGCCTTATTTTCATCCCGGCATTGATATTCTGGCTCCGGCGGGAACCCCGGTTTACGCCGTTGAATCCGGTTATGTGAAAGCCGTTTTAACGACTTCGGCCGATTTGCATTGGCGTGTCGTTATTGGCGATAATAAAGGCGCGGATGAATGTGACGGCTGGCTGTACGCTCATCTTGATGAATCTTCAATAACCGTTGAGGAGGGTCAGTGGATTGAGGCCGGGACAATGATTGGAAGATTGGTAAAGTGGCCGGTCGCCGGTTTTCATCATTTGCATTTCGCGAAAGTCAGACATTCGGGAAAAGTATGGGATTCAAACTGGAAATTTATTGGAAATCCCCTTGATGAACTCGACCCTCTCGATGATAAGATCGCTCCCGTATTCGAAAATGCCATCGGCAATCGACTTCTGGCATTCAGCGTAAATGAGTCAGAGTATTATTTCAATGAGGGAGAGGCGTTATCGGGTGACGTTGATATTATCGCACGGGTTTATGATTATATTAATGATGAAAATTGGAAAGTAGCTCCGTATCAGATAGAATATATGATCGCGGGCAAAGCCACAATAAAGTGGACGAACGCAGTAAATTTCACAGGGAATATTGATTTTGATAAAAATGTCGAAGTGATTTATAAAAGAGATCAGCTTTGTTCTACCCGCGGGAATTATGATTATCGTCAATTTTTCCATGTAATAACCAATACCGATGGTGACGATAAAATAGAAAAATCTGACGCCGGTTTTTCATGGGAAACGGGAAAATTCCCCGATGGTCAATATACTATTTATATTCGAGCGGCGGATAAGGCGGGAAATGCGACTGTAGCTTCCATGGATGTCACCGTCGCCAATAGCTTTGCCAGGGACGACAAATCGATGCTGAAAGGCGCAGACAAGGATAATCTCGTTTCATCGGATGAAATTAATGCCGGACCCGAGACAACGGATTCCGGTAATAGCGGCATTTAA